The following nucleotide sequence is from Zea mays cultivar B73 chromosome 1, Zm-B73-REFERENCE-NAM-5.0, whole genome shotgun sequence.
tctgtgcttgaccccggtgggtgaggtgatgactgcagcggcgcctgcccccgcgtggcaccatgcgccgtctcagtgaatcgtccaaaccttctctacggacgggtccggctgtgttattggcccagtccagtcgacgacgaagtctgccaggacttgtgacttgatggctgtcctgggctcgaaattgatgtggtagccggatagctcgaccgcccacttggcaatcctgaccgatgcctccgggtttcggaacaattcacctagtcccctgtctgaggtgactcggaccttgaatgcttcaaaataatggcgcaatttgcgcgaagacataacaactgcataggcaatcttctccagttctgtcatgttacatttggatggtgttagcacttcggagacgtaatagactgggcactgcctgatcacgccgtcaactgtctgctcctgcaccagtgccgcgctgaccgcatgtggcgaagccgcaacatagagcaacaggggtagcgaagagtcggggcttgtaaggactgccaactccgacaggtactcttttaatgaggcgaaggccgctgcctgctctggtccccaagcgaagtcttttgcgccacacagagttttgaggaaagggagacttcgctcagcagatttggagatgaatctgttgagggcaacCAACCtacccgtcaggcgctggacgtctctggcggactgcggaggcgtcatgttgatgatggcctgaattttggttgggtttgcCTCGATgctgcggtgtgataccaggtagcccaatattttcccttggcgaacgccgaagacgcacttttccgggtttaggcgaagtcgtgcgtctcgcatgttcgcgaatgtctcggcgaggtcagagagatggtcctccttgctcctgctggcgacgacgatgtcgtccacgtatgtgaatatatttctgccaacttgcccctcgagcactgttttggtaagccgggagaaagtggacccggcattcttgagtccctccggcattctgatgaagcaatatgtgccgaagggtgttataaagctggtgctagccttgtcttcctccttcatgtatatttggtggtaaccggagaagcagtcgaggagtgacatgacttcgcatccggccgcgctatcgactattttgtcgatccgcggcaatgggaagttgtcctttgggcagaccttgttgagactggtgaagtcgatgcacattcgccacttgccgctctttttctgcaccatcacaacgttggagagccacgtggggtaagccactggctcgataaatttggcttccaggaggcggtgtacctctgccttggcggcctctgtcttctcgtcggacattttgcgaagccgctgtttttttggtctcaccgaagggtcgattcccaagttgtgctcaattatggatcggctgaccccgaccaggtcgagggctgaccaggcgaagacgtctttgttcttggacaagcagcagaggagtttctcctcttcatgcgaagtgaggtcttcgctgatagtgactgtctgcttgggtgtggcctggtcgaggggaacagtcttggtcccgtcgttgctctgcagctgtgccttgtcgtgctctttgtcggttgggctgacggacgcagggacctcgcgctgggccgtgaggcagtgcacatttctttgtccggggacgaagtcccgctctatgttgcgcgcagtctgttgattgccgtagaccgcaatggcgcctaacggacctgatatcttcatgcacaggtacaatccatgaatggctgcctcaaacttgttgatagagccccggcccatgatggcgttgtacggatacaccatatcgacgatatcaaaggttatttgctcacttcgggcattgggtgctacaccgaaggagagaggcagctctattttgccgacaggaaaagtgcccttgccgccgaaaccatacaatgggttgtccgaaggcttgagcaggttgtggcttatgcccatgcggtcgaaggcatggaggaaaatgatgtctgcttgactgccattgtcgactaggactttgtgcaggtcccagcctgctacgctgcagttgataaccatggcgtcgatgtggggggcgctgtgcaggtcgacgtctcgtgcgtcgaaggttagcggtacgtgggaccacttcgtctgcacgactgggtcggtgatggcgacgtggttgatgctgcggtagtggtcccgcttctgccgctttgtgtcgaagtcggtgctggaccccccagtgatcatgtgaatgactccgcgatacggctgatcggcgaagtcttcttgttttggggcgtggggtgggggatgttctgatgttgctggtgtggaggtgggggtgggggaggtacgatttgtacttcctggtggtgttggtatgcgtggtgcggtggatgcggggcgggggcgtggatgtatggtggagggggttgctgataagtgtgcacgacaactctggggttgtcggctggctgcgcccatgccatcctgtctttggtggccttcgtttctgggcagtctctggtttggtgggcgcagtcttcgccatgaaaaagacagtagaaccggcgcggcggctgcgcacccccccgacccctaccgcgagttccgtttccgcggccctggggggtactcctggcggcgaggggcgtcagcagcggggtgctaattggcgatgttgtgcacttgctgctgattgcggccgtctcgaccggagtctggctgcggagtcctcgtccacgtgcggctggactgtggagcatctttggtttccgctgagactcaaccttgcgctggtggagctcttcggatttggcatacttttcaaagagctgatataattcctggaggttcttgggcaggtccctgatgcagtggctgtaaaggacgccggcgcgaaggccactgatggcgtagtggatggcgatctggtcatcaactgagggcagctgtgacttgagtgttagaaacttgcggtaatactcccgcagagtctctttttccagctgcttgtagagtgagagttcggccaaggcgtcggtatctgggcggtacccttggaagttgagcaggaatttgtcccggaggctcctccaggagtcaatggacagcgggggcaacctggtgaaccaggtgagagctgggccttcgagggcgatgatgaaagacttggccatcgtggcgtcgtcccctccggaagatgcaacggcgacctgataactcatgatgtactgtgctgggtctgtgctgccgttgtacttgggataggtccctgcccagaagttggcaggccagggtgtcacttgcaggtgtggcgccaggggacttcgctcgtcgaggtagttgaccccttggaatggcgcggcgtgtgggaaagcgtggtcgcgctgggggaagtgcaggtcttccatttgcgcgcgctgctgcaggggtggcccgtgctgcagaccgaggtggccttcgcgtatgtcttccagttgtgcgcgctgttgcaggggtggcccgtgctgcaggccgaggtggccttcgcgctgcatcagcgcgatctcccgctcgaggtcctgggccttctactcttcgtcgcgtatcatttgccacaccttggctagtgcggacacgcgctggcgcttggcctccagtatctccttttgcctctggagattgatgttcttgatgcgcaaagcacgcagctgtaactgttcttccgctgagacgccgaggacctcgccgtcctcggtgaggtccgtgcCCTTCGGTGGggagaagcctgggggaggttgcggttgtccttcgggcccgcaggtgcggagagcgtcgtcttcgcaggtgcggagaacgtcgtcttcagtagcctcttggtgggtggagtgggtgagggcgagggccttgcccttttttgcggcaagcagtgctgccttcgcagcctcgtcagccttcgagttagctttcttgggtgccatcgcgggtggttttttcgtagcacgaacggtgggcgccaaatgttggaacttgctctctggtgcaaggggatccaacgggggtgtgtagtgacgtaaacacctctcaagggcactgtgcgggggtatttataggtatctgagtgcccagcgtcctgtgttaaggacgcacgtgccctcagacacctaggttatccccggaatatttccataaagcggggttacagaccgtaattactgggatgcctttacaaattaggcccgtaacgcgcagcggccacgcagggcctgttacaaatgggccggatcacacgtgggcctccatgctggacgaggtcgcaagatgggacgacctcgtcacaggtcttcgtctgatGACGTATgtgacgaagggtgagcctgtccgttgtcttgtctccgttggtccaacgattacggcgaaggcatcgagcgaagggtgacgtcttcgccttcgccccaacagcatGTTGTTGTTAAAGTGCATTCATATTTCAGCCTTCTAGATGGAGAGCGTAAGACCTTATTGCAGCAGAAAAACACTAGCACCAGTTGTTGTTGATGCAAATAGCTATGGCTTGATGCAGTTAATTGATCATATTGCTGCAAATTTCATTTGGGGgttcaaaacaatatatcacaTTGTATGGTTCAAATGGAGATAGGGGTGGTGCATGTGTTCTCATAAACATTGATGAACAACTGCATGGCCTACTTTGAGCTCAACATAGAGAAAGGCATGATTGAAATTGTTGCTCAAATTAATGAATTTGATGGGGCACTGCAATTTTCACCCACCAAGCGTGCATTGCATCCTCCAGTCAGATCTAGAGTAGTAGAGAACCAAAATATCCCCATCACTTGATCCTCTTATTGATGAAACAGAGCTCACACAATCCACCCCCCCCAAAAGAGGGTGTCATCCACATCCACCAGAAAAGATAAGAAACCGAAGAGCAAAATTAACATTGAGGATTCAACTGCAGTTGATGAGGAGGGCATATATTCCGACAAATACACAGATTCTTTTGTGGCGTTTAGTGACAACAATTATGACTCTGAATCTCTGATATGGTTATTTCATCTGATTATGACTATGATCCACATGATGATGTAGTAGATGACGAGGGGGATGAGGATTTTCCTGTTTTTTCATACGATGCTGATGATCCATGCATTGTATGATGTAGTAAACTTAGGAGAAAACTAGGGACTTACTCTCGCTATTTTTTTTTTGCTTATTTCTAACATATTTGTGGTACTTACTGCTATTGGAAGTGCAAGGGCAATGGGGGCTAAAGGTGAACATGCTTCTGCAAGTGACGTGCGGGGGTGGAAGACCTCCAAGAAGGAGGGGAAGAGCAAGAGGAATAGCAAGTGGGAAGGGGTTTGTGTGCATGGTTTAGTATTTGATTGTGATATGTTGGTTTATGGAGTGGCTCATTATGTGTTTTTGTTGGACATGTAATCGTAACTTGGTTGGTGTGTCTATTAACTGAATAGGGGTAAAACGGGCAGCTTGAGATTCAAAACGAAGTCCAATTTTGCAAAGCCTGAAAAAGAGGTCCGTTTTTAGAATTGAGGCAGTTTTGCAGTTGCCCCTTTAATTCAGTGCAGACCACGGAACCTGGTCTGATTGGACGGATGCATGCCCGCCCgcctaaggggtgtttggtttgcccctgctaaaatttagcccctatcacatcgaatgtttAAACATCCGTtcggggtattaaatgtagtcagattataaaactaatttctcagccgaagattaaaaagtgagacgaatctagtacagttggttgggtctatatttcatactcctatttaaaagtcaaacgttTGATGTGAcccagactaaactttagtccacagAACCAAATACCCCCTTAATGGCGCAGTTACCCCTTTGGTTTTAGAATCAGAGGGAGGGACAACAGAAAAACGACAAGATAGTTAGCATACAAGTAAGAAAAGTAATTCTAGGTACCACCAGCTTTGGAAAGGAATGCTCAAGTCAAGTATCCTCACCTAGCTTTCAGGCTTTTATAGGTTTTAAACTTTTTTATTACATTTCCTCTTTTTTGGCACTCTTTTCGTCACCGTCGGAGGGGTGACCTCTGCTGGTAACGCTGCCATCGTCATCGCTGTCGTCTTCATCGTCGGTTCCCTCATCGTCCTTGATCCCGTCCAGTTGTTTGGCTTTGGCCGCCAACAACGCCGCCTCCTTGGCCTCCTCGAGCGCTTTGACGAGCCTCCGGAGACAGGCATCGGCGTCCTTGGTCTTGGACCTAGGCATCAAGTTCTCTGCCACGTCCGCCGGAGTCATGTCCACCTCCTCCAGCAGCCGACGGATGTCGCCGAACAGCTCGCCGTCATGCTCCTGCACGCCCAGGTAGTTCTTGGCGAGCACCTTGAAGCCCTGGAAGCAGCAGTAGGACATCTCGATGTGCATGTCCATCCTGCCCCGCCGGATCAGCGCCGGGTCCAGCTTGTCCTTGTGGTTGGTGGTGAACACGATGATGCGCTCGCCGCCGCAAGCCGACCACAGCCCGTCGATGAAGTTGAGGAGCCCTGAAAGAGTCACCTTGCTGCCTTcgtccttgtcttcttcttcccacggcgccttcttcttcttcttcctagtATCGTTcttgtccttcttcttcttctttcgctTGCCGGTGAGGTCGATGGAGCAGTCGATGTCCTCGATGACGATGATGGACTTGCTCTTGGTCTCGATGAAGAGCTTCCTGAGCTCCGTGTTGCTCTTGACCGCCGTGAGCTCCAGGTCGTAGATGTCGTAGCCCAGGTAGTTGGCCATGGCGGCGATCATGGTGGACTTGCCGGTGCCGGGCGGGCCGAACAGCAGGTAGCCGCGCTTCCACGCCTTGCCCACGGACGCGTAGTAGTCCCTGCCGTCGCGGAACATGTCGAGGTCGTCGACGACCTCCCGCTTCCTGTCCGGGTCCATGGCGAGCGTGGCGAACGTGGACGGGTGCTCCAGCTTGACGTGCGTCCAGGCGCGGGGcccgtcgtcgccgccgccccaGTCCCCGCTGGCGTTGTTGGTGTAGAGGCGGCGCTGGCGGTTCCGGACGGTGGCGGCGCGGCCCTCGGCGAGGACGTGCGGCAGGTAGGCGGCCTCGACGAgcgcgcggtggcggcggtggaaggTGAGGCAGTAGGCGCGGCGCTCCTCCTCACGCGGGTTCCAGGCGATCACGTTGCCGCGGCGGAGCGTCCGCGTCTTGCGCCACCGCATCCGGGCGCCGCGGAAGGCGTCGGTGACCTCGACGTGGTCGTCGACGGCGAGGCTGACGCGGTCGCTGCCGCCCGGGAGCTCGGCGCGGAGCCTGCTGGCGCGGCCGGCGAAGGTGGCGCCCAGGTAGGCCTCCGCGGCGAGGTAGGCCTCGCTGCGGCCGAAGGAGTCGGCGTCGTGCTCGTCGATGGTGATGGTGACGTAGGGGGTGACGGCGGCGAGGGCGCGGCGCGCCAGTGCGGACAGCTGCTCCTCGAGCTGGAAAGGGAGGTGGTCCTGCACCATGGACCACAGGAACAGGAGGCTCGCCAGCGTGGACCAGAGCCCGGCCCAGCCGTATGACAAGAGGCCGGGGATGGCGTCGGCGCTGCCGCCGACCATCTCCATCTCCAAGGGCGATCGGGGATGGTGGGTTGGTGGGTGGTGCTCAAATCATCACGGGTGAGCATGTATATATAATACTCTGTCACGCGTGTGGCCAAGTGACAGACAGCTGACAGTGTGTGTGTGGACGAACACTGACGCGTAGAAACTGCGGCGCCCAAGTGTACACACCACCTTTTTTTTTTGCAAGTTCAAAGGCCACTCATAAATTTAGTACGTGCCGTAGTGTTGGAGGCTAAAATgagcctggcggacggtccggccctgaggccggacggtccgcggtccggactgtccgcggtggtggcgcggacggtccgcgcgcgcgtagagtcagttagggttcctagtttctcgcgggatttgttacctaaaaccgcgggattaactcaggaaacagttggaaacggatccagacctccccctttatatagatgaagggctacggccgattaaatcatcaacaatcgaaccaatacaacttctatctcgcatttattttcagcacaattaggagtagttctagtctagttctagtttagccctagtttagtattccaatccccaaattatcTGCCTcttctcgactctacgtcgattagaggagtctaggtcggccggcccgagcctagacaactcctaggatctctcctccccgacggggtccctcccgagagcgagatccagacgccgccggcgatcttccgacgcccctgcgcacgcgcggaccgtccggccctagagcgcggaccgtccggccgtcaggcagggaacccgagctcctgcgccaggtcgcggaccgtccggccctgtgccgcggaccgtccgcgtctgaccagaaagcaccgccgcctcgcgccaggtcgcggaccgtccggccccaggccgcggaccgtccgcgcctgaccagagagcaccgccgctggttcttttgagtgattggcgcctccgaaaaggtgtcaacatactttttggcgactccgctggggactaggtgtctagatctgctaaaaatcggcccataaatggccggttctaaggatcccaccaagatctccactaccaacatcatcaagccggccatggaggcgctcccggctgatgaccaaaggccctttgaagacctcgtaatgcgcgatgagaaggaggtgatgcggcaatggaacgaacaacgcgacaaggaagaggcggaactgctgcataaactctccgaaaggcgcaaggaggcggcggacaagtacttgtcacacttcacggtggatcgccaccagaagatcgtccgtcaaggggagatcgatatggagtctctcctacctccactgcagggttccgctgtaagtactccagatctatctcttacgactttcatggatcaacgaggagatcatTTAAAGcgatatgtagatgaatctattaaaatgcatttacgtgcatacgagaaatcagctgctcctaattttccatcgcgagagtctaatacagtgccacccacgtcaaacacatcggctataaacgggtcacctttgacccagccatcatatggtatgccgatgcacgctttcgtgtcaccatcacagccgcaaccactaggcacgcggcaggtactggacgcgaccggaccgtccgagcatcatctcagacagttcggttataccgcggaccgtccggcgtatttcgccggaccgtccgaccagatgcaggcccgcacacaaaacactcaggtcgcaccgtacatggccggaccatcagggtacaaccctgaacacttcggccccatcacggaccgtccggtgcatcacgccggaccgttcggatatgttgcggaccgtccgccatcttacgtc
It contains:
- the LOC100281142 gene encoding AAA-ATPase ASD, mitochondrial, coding for MEMVGGSADAIPGLLSYGWAGLWSTLASLLFLWSMVQDHLPFQLEEQLSALARRALAAVTPYVTITIDEHDADSFGRSEAYLAAEAYLGATFAGRASRLRAELPGGSDRVSLAVDDHVEVTDAFRGARMRWRKTRTLRRGNVIAWNPREEERRAYCLTFHRRHRALVEAAYLPHVLAEGRAATVRNRQRRLYTNNASGDWGGGDDGPRAWTHVKLEHPSTFATLAMDPDRKREVVDDLDMFRDGRDYYASVGKAWKRGYLLFGPPGTGKSTMIAAMANYLGYDIYDLELTAVKSNTELRKLFIETKSKSIIVIEDIDCSIDLTGKRKKKKKDKNDTRKKKKKAPWEEEDKDEGSKVTLSGLLNFIDGLWSACGGERIIVFTTNHKDKLDPALIRRGRMDMHIEMSYCCFQGFKVLAKNYLGVQEHDGELFGDIRRLLEEVDMTPADVAENLMPRSKTKDADACLRRLVKALEEAKEAALLAAKAKQLDGIKDDEGTDDEDDSDDDGSVTSRGHPSDGDEKSAKKEEM